The genomic window ATTTCTAAGGCGAAGGACCGTATTGCACAACGTATTTCATTAACTTTTAAAGATGAGaacaaatacaattattataaatataagatcTTTGACGTAAAACGTTAAATTAGTATTTAAACAATTGACCTCTGCAgtaaaagcaccattccaagtgtttttaaaattacatattacCTGGGGCTATCTATGTCCAGGGCTGTGTGCACGAAAGCGACACGAGATTTTTCGGTTGCACAGCCCGGGTGGTTGAGTTAACACAGActggccgaataaacaaacaGAACGCAAACTGAAACTCATTAGGAGGAACTTTAACTGACGGAGTCgccaaaaattgatttttgccACATTTGAATTttcgatttttgaaaaaataattcagcTCGATCAATATTGGGGGCAGGGGCAACACATTTAAAATGAAGCAAACAATCATACAGGAGAACTACAAATATGTGATCAAGTGACCGCTATAGAATCAAATGTAAAACATGACGGTTTTTTCCCCTAAAAAATCTCTGTTATATAACAAAACCAGTCACAATGCGATTGAAAAATATTGGTTAAAAGTAAACACAAATATAcctttgttttcaattaatatcCCTTCAAAATTAGAgaaataattgtacatgtatttagactTAAATAGCTGACATGAATGCATTCTTATTCAGAGCATTTAATTATTCAGAATGTATTCCTTCCATTTATTAAGCAgtcacaaaagaaagcattttactcGTACACACATTTCTATTGAATGTCTTTCACAATATCATAATGTCAATTAGTTCCAGtctatgaaataatttaaaaatcgaAAGAACAATTCAATAAATAGAAATTAACGTATGTCTATTTAATGTTAGCTACGATATTTCAAACGGTGATCTTAAAATAAAAGGAAACTCCACACCAGGGGTTTTTTGTACGGAGAACCTTCCTCTAAAATAAACCACTTCAGAACAAACCTTTAAGGACAATCTTTCCTAAGATCAAGGAAGTTTGTGTTTCAGAGAGATACAGCTACATGTAGATAGAGAGAGGGGCCTGGAGCTCTTTATTAAGGAAAATTGCTCAAtggatatcaatatttttatttaccttctttttataaatgttcATCTATAACACGTGTTAGACAATACGTTTCCTTTTCTTCGGCACTTTTTATCCAGCCAATTAGAAGAGTAACCCGGAATCAAATACCGTTTTCGGTTTGATTATGATTATATCCCTATAAcaggtgtatatatatttaattcaggttgaaagATATAACAACGTTTTATCGAGCACGTGGTTTGCTATTTATAGTTTGTTTACTAGGGGTGGTTTACGCGTAGTAATACTGGTTAGACCAGTTATTAGGGCATGACTGGTATGCTTTGTGATTTTAAGTTATTCGAGCTCAAGACTTAGCGCTGTTTACACGCTTTGCACCCACCCGCCCACCCACTTATACATAATCATTCATGTATTGGGTTTGATTgcacaaaatattaataaaatgcataatgctataatatttctgttgcagaTAATGAGTTTTGTCCCAAGAATTCGACATATATTAACGCGGTATCtatgtattttattgaataaatgcgCTAGTCTTGGAGCACTTACCCATAATCAGTGTTGTTATGATTGAATaaggttgtaaatattttatgttcgttTGAGATAGTTCGAATTAGAACATAAATAGTCGTAAATGTTTCCATCAGAAGCAATAGATACAAGAGATTTAATTTCTCTGTAAAGCCTGCTCATATGACTgatcgttttaaaaaatcttcacgTCATGCATACGTTTACTCTCCTTTTTAATTGTgcaaataattttacttttatctcAATCCagtaacaagtgaaaagctgtcaatgtgacagcaaaccaggttttcttttatgtaaactgtatccataatccatgtcaacccttatccagtgaaatggagtaccctacatgtatatgcaacattttgcccaaaaatgactaagttcaaaagctagtatttttttcataaattatcggaaatcaaaatcctagcaatatgcacacctctgatatatgtacgattgatctgcaaaagaacaacttcctatcttgagaactgtaggaggagttatccgtacaatgaggctaccctatatgcaatattttgccaaaaaatgactaagttcaaaagctggtattttttcgataaattatcggaaattaaaatcctagcaatatgcacacctctgatatatgtacaattgatctgcaaaatcacaacttcctatcttgagaactgtaggaggagttatccgtacaattagggtaccctatatgcaatattttgccaaaaaatgactaagttcaaaagctggtattttttcgataaattatcggaaatcaaaatcctagcaatatgcacacctctgatatatgtacaattgatctgcaaaatcacaacttcctatcttgagaactgtaggaggagttatccgtacaatgagggtaccctatatacaacattttgccaaaaaatgacttagttcaaaagctggtattttttcgataaattatcggaaatcaaaatcctagcaatattaatatgcacacctctgatatatgtacaattgatctgcaaaatcacaacttcctatcttgaaaactgtaggaggggttatccgtacaatgagggtacccttttggcagccgcccgcccacccgcccgccattttcaccattttaataaccggattttcccgttggaaaacccggttaaaaattcaatGTTACATCCACTCGGTTACTCATAACGCACTGCTTTCATGTACTAAACTAGGGGAATATTTTACCTGTAGACACATTTAACGCGTGCCTTTCAATGCTAGCtgcaatgttttattatttatacacGCTTATGAACGGTGACACTTAcataaaaaaaaggaatatccACTTATGGGTATACTTTTGGGCAAACCTTCCATGACCTCCAATTATCAAATACAATATGTACTTCTGAATGACATTTTActataaaacattattattcTATTTGTTTTAGAATGattcatttgtttataaaaattataatctgAAAACAGGTTTTaagattgaatatttttataggaaacatatgaataaatgtaactgtgatttatatataaaattcttgGTTAAAACAGTTTAACTGGTCATGCGCAAGGCTATGCGCAATGATTGGGAAAACCTTAACCAATCAGTATTCTTTCTTGACCTTGCGCTTTTCTATAACCGCATTATAAACGGTTTAAGTGTTTGAACTACTACACATTAAGTTAGAATAGCTTTTTTAAAGTTAAGGAATGGGGTGCGGTTTTAAGAATCGTTTGGTCTATGTAACTTATTCCATGCTGTGGACTGTTTTACTTAACACTGTGTTTTCTGACATGACGACTGTCGCCTGTCCCGCTCCCTGTTCGTGCGAACCGTCGAGTTTTTACACGGGGACGTCTGTGACATGTGATTACAAAGGATTAAAGGAGGTCCCGACCGGCATACCCAAGGATACGTGTTCTCTGTAAGTCATGATATATTGGAAAATGTCAATAATTGTagttatcatattgataatgatAACTGAAATATTGAAGACATAAAGCAAATAAATGCGAATTTTGGTATTGACTTGCATAATAACCTCagatttcaaaacatgttttaaaatatgaaagcCAGGGCGTTagtctttatttcaaaaaacattttgagACGACCGAAAAGGTTTTCACTTATTTATGATATATCTTTGCATCATATTCCAGTAAAATTAAAGGGTAGtttgaaaggtttttgttactacacttaatttatttcatttgagaACATGCGGTGTAAATGTGTAGGGAGGTCCTTGAAACAGCCGCATTGAGCTCTTCAAAAAATCAATACACAATGACTAAAAGAAAACATGTTATTGAGACTATGTATGTATTGCTACTTTTATGATCAGTGCGAGGCTAAGATATATTTCTGATGTTATAATGTACTTATGCATTTTAGTTCACCCTCTGATCCAGGGGGAAGGAGAATACGGGGGTTGAAACCCTGGTTTaaaaatcagagagagagagagagagagagagagagagagagagagagagagagagagagagggggatgGGAATGgaaatgttatattttgttttatatatataacaacaaCCTGACTTGTGCCAAACTTACAACATTGTAAGAACCTACACCCTCCACGATTTATTCATTCTTATATCGGGTCGATCGGATAATTTTTTTGGTACTAATGAGTTAAATGATTTGGAACGCCAAATGCCAGTTTTCCTTTAAttcgttttttaaaatttgatttacgAAAATtgaatgttcattgaaatgtaatgtctgataaaaaaaaaatagattcatAAAACCATTTGCAACTTGAATCTTTGTTATTCTCACTAATTTCACGGAGATCGAGACAGTTATCCACTGAGTATTTTGTTATCTATTTTAAGCAAACGGGTTTGTtcttatcttttatttataagaACAAAGAAAGTGTACAAGAACTTCAATTATTAGTGAACATACATATTGTTCTCAATTCCTTAATTtccttaatttttatattaatgctGGATAAAAATGTACATGCTCTCATTAAGATGACTTTTAAAAAAGTCTTTTACTAACTGGTTGTCTTAAAAGCAAcatattatcaaatatataaaaataaatgattttggtAGATAATTTCTcattgtttatgaaataaagaTTAGTCGATAATCTCTAAAGATGCATACATGTAAAGAGGACCCATTATATGTATGTAAtatgtatgtaatatacatgtgcaCACACAActtgtgtatatataaaattaagaaaaactggtatatatctttctttaaatacaaattaagcTATCTTAGTGATCGatagaaatatattatataaatgttcatgtacatgtaataccatgGCTAACCCGGAGGACAAAGACATCTACATAAAGTCCATCACATGGTCCCCGTGTGTAGCACCTATACACATACGCAGACCCTAGGTGTCTAGGGTATACAATAGTAATCACAATATATTCATTAATGTTTTAAGTTTTGATGAATATTTCGATGATTTTAAGTACATTATAATGTAATTcatatttcttattaaataaTTCTTTACATATTCTCTCAGACTTTGTGAGCTTTTTTCTCAGATCTACATAACATTAACGtgatataattttaagaaaatgccCATAACCTATAATTACATGTTTACCTAATCGCATAATCGTACACAGTTTTGACCATATTTCTTTGACATTGTcacattaaaaaattagatGTTTAATAAGCTATGTTGTGTCTTGACAATAATCACAACATTTGCTTGGTCTTAAATTACCTTGATGTAAAAATGAATTGCAGCTTAACATATTATTAAGTAATTtgattaatatatatgtacagtaaaaATTAATGTGCAACAAAACACTGTGAATCCGTCTAGATATGTCATAAGTGCTTAATCATTCTCTTATACCTGTTGGCCTCCTTTTTCTTTGTGTGGCTCTGAATGCCCTGCCATTTTTTCTTGACGTCTTTAACTGTTCTGACACATGCAGAACTACATGTAGCATTCACTCTGAAAATTCAGAAAATGCATTATAGGCCAAcatacatacatgcatgtaccCAAATAATTTTTGGAAAATCTACTATCTTAATAACAGTTGTATAAAGGAACTTCAATGAATACATGCATGTGTAACAAATACACTGTTCATATGTATAATGCATACATTCAAAACATTACAATATTAAGATTAATACACAGTGCCCATGATTTCGATGATATCCTCATTCACTATTTTGTCACTAAGCAATTATAATAACGTTTagtcaattttatttaaaattttaactgAGCTGTATATCAatggaaaaaaagtaattgtCAGATAGGCTATTTACATTTacagagaaaaaaattcataaaatgaaaaatttgagaGGCATACTAATCTAGATAGCCTACAttattttacatacatgcagaaatatattttcacaattataatTTCGGTACTACGTCTGGTATgactatattgtatatttttttttaaaagtaccgCTCAGCAATTTCCTCCCAGACCCGCTGTTTCTTTTGGACGGTGAGCGATGGGCTGAATTTCCCTCGAATAACAGCCCATCGCTCGGGATCTGTAACAAGATCCACCAGTATACTGATGGACTCCTCTGTCCAGTTCGCTTTTCGAAAATTGTCCTCCATTTCGCGGATCGTGTCGTCTGTCAAAGACTGCTTGGTGTAGAAAATACCTCCGTTGACAGAAGAGTTCCGCAACGTTGGACGTAACTCGCAAATCGTAAGTGCTACGTTTACGATAGGTTTAGTGAAACGCTCGGATACGTGCACGTCCGGAAATCGTAAGTGTACTCGCACGTTTACGATCTACGAATTGTTAGTGAAACGGTCGCCTGCCTCTTACAGACACGCGCGGTTATTACAGCGCAGCTCTTACAGTTATGGctccggtgtaatgaagaataatgacccccgtagaaaaatgaccgggggtcatttttctacgtaaaataatgaccccccggtcatttttcttcgtagaataatgaccccccggtcattattctacgtagaaaaatgacccctttgcctgaagaataagtgtcatttcataaaaatgagcacactctacCTGAAgtaaagtgacccctgtagaataatgacccccttataAATTTAAGTTTTCCTGTATCATCGTTTCTTGTTATGTGTGAAATAGTCTCaacaatattgtaatttttttttgctgtaaCAGAGAGTGACCCGAGATTtgaatttatattcaaatatattaagtGTATGATTAAGTATATTTTAGAGATTAAAATCCTTCGTTATAACAAGATACTGACATACTGTACCGAGGTATAGTTCTCATCACAACGGGTTACATGCGTCTCATTATTAcaagtaaaacatattaaaattacttcattaaaaaactaaattctGTTTATTGGCGATGAAAgagtatattatatatttgtcatatattatactttattaATTTCTCTTACTACTTAACTACTGTTTGGGATTATCACTCGAatgatctatctatctatctatctatctatctatctatctatctatctatctatctatctatctatctatctatctatctatctatctatctatctatctatctatctatctattacTGTATAGGTATATTTTGACATAGGAGGAAGGATGGATAACCAAtctaaccatcagatctaccaaCAATTTTAAGACATAATTCCataagctataaactattattcagtaaagaaaaaatcagcattttttatcgtttaaattaaattttagtatTTTCCTTTTTGCCACTTGGATCTCTTCTTACACAGGATACcgatagaataaaaaaattgcCAAGATAATCGAGCTCTCTTAAAGAACAAACCAATAATCAATTTTAATCTGTTAAATGTATGTTCAGTACAAAcatgtagagagagagagagagagagagagagagagagagagagagagagagagagagagagagagagagagaggaccTCGCGCGCAAACTTCAATATCATGAAGTTTGTTTGATCTTCATTCTTCCATCATTGCCGAACAGAATGATAGAGGGAGGTTTCTTCTTTGGTAAAAACACAGCCAACTttgacgagagagagagagagagagagagagagagagagagagagagagagagagagagagagagagagagagagagcgagaacTATACAGaaagcatttttaaataagTGATTATTGATGTAACCCCCTTAAATGTGTATGGAGTAGAACTtttccaaaattgaaaaaaaccaataatttttcggtaattgatgtatttaaggtggtatgggacatctgtcgtaCATTGTAATTAGAATACTCAACCGGTTTATAATTGTCGTTTTagacaatatttaaccaaaaattaGCTTTGGAAGAAATTTGGAGAGttaaaaaaaggggaaaaaaaaccccaaaaaaacccacaaaaaaaccccagccgattcgaactcatgacttacagatttaaCTAACTGCGCTACGCTATTAGGGGACAATTTTGTGAAAGACATTACTTATGTAATTTCACTTcattttattggttttttttttgataaacaaaacgtcaaaacatggaggtgtcccataccaccttaaacgTTGATGGTTTGCGAAACAATACTattatgcaaaaaaattatttattgatcTAGATGTAAATTAGTCAAAGGTCcattgaatttttcaaataggaattttttttaattcaaactgaTTCCGATTGTAATGAAGCATATTTCGAATAAAATCATATCTAGGTTGTCCAGATGTAAAATGGCTTGTTCAACGATTGAtcctaaaatgttttttttagacTACACTttagttttttttgttaaattataatTGTAATAGTTTTAATCGGGATTATTTTAAATACTGggattatttcaattttgataatttgcAAAATTCTAATATTCtgcattttcaattcaatttctttgtgaaatatcattgttttatgTGACTAATTGTTATTCTTAAGATTTTGTCCAAAGATTTGAAAGATATACTAGTACAAGTATAACGATTTTaatattctttaatatttttttataaaaaaaaaaattaaaaacttgacCAGACCATTTTTGGCAggtatttatattgataaatagaTAACACATCAAGGCAAAATTGGTCTCTGTTTTGTGAAaccatatttcaaaaattattttgttcgaccaatcaaatgaaatattggtGTGTTGATGCTTTTTAAATCGAAATATGAAGAACTCTGTTTAGGGTatcatttcattcatttatttcaatctcaACACCTTTGCACAATGGTACACAGAGattataataatacaatatgtGGTATTTCTTAATAATTAACAATGCATGGGTAAgcgggagagagagagagaaaaaaacccatatacaACTCTGACTCgttaatacaaaattttaatgtgAAGTATGGGGGTTCTAACCTGGggagcattttttatttatttttctaataaaagcacATAATTTCCTCAAAAAACAGTGTTTTGTACTTgccattataaatttaaaactaatactgtagcattttttatttttatatttatatttgataagcATTGAATGCGTTCTTGCTGCAACGAGTTACATCTAAGTATGTAGTGAAATCCATCTCCTATTTCGCACTTATTGCAATGAGCACAGAATCTTTCATGTCTGGGAATATTTGCCCAACGTCCACTTtcatatggagggtaatcgtgttcaaaaatccagacatgtaaacttgtaaatccgaatatgcaatcgtgttgatgtgtgagcctgagcatgaatatgtgtaattctgatcgtgtaacctataaaactcgggcataaacacgtgtaagatttgactcagttccttcgcatgatgcacattttgcaaccttattgtttacataagttaattaaaccttcaactttgcacaatTTCAATCAGTAGTTTCtgcgtttgtaacttcaggctcggcaatagcaaatctgacatgatacaaattgacaaatgtaaagtctacaagtttgtcaaattttgacatgaccttatatggcaactgccttgctgcgggaaaaggcatgccgtaaccgccggaccggaatgaacgaaaaataaacataatattcagctaaactgttgcaataagcttttaatgaacgacaccttttctatcgaaaacaccggtattatttttagaaaaaaaattgaggtatgattgaaactggaccaaacaggaagaagttcatgtagaaaaaaatcgttgccgatgtgacgaatgcgctaatttccgtaGTATATTTCTCATggtattataaaatgaaatacctaatatcttatatctctaaaaacaatttaacatgtaatttaaactggaatataagtatatgcgtactcttttctagaaatgagacggattaagaaatttcctaagggggtaaatatattttgagcggcatggggttcgaagaccgccgtgaggtcaaatgtaactccattgcttctgaattctaagaattttgagagtgaatttttaaccgggtttccgattattgaaaaagtaaaaattgcagacggacgtggctgtcaaaaaggtacccttattgtaccgataactcctcgaacagttttcaagatagttgttcttttgcagatcatttatacatatatatcagaagtatgcaaattgctaggtttatgatttctgataatttataaaaatatcagctgttaaacttagtcatttttgggcaaaaacattgcatatagagtaccccatttttactcttgttatttttctgaattacttggaataaacgacctgcaaggatttggtaattttttgcggaaaaatttatgttactttacatgtatttttactttttgttgtttgtaagtgaaagataaataataacacaatcttcaataataataaaacaagttgctgtcctttaaaaaaggaccaCAATACGTGGACTattttgcatgtgtttccaacgaaattCCACCGCCTCTagtgcttttaaccactaaatttgtacgttgtattacgtatacatgtatgtatagccctgacattttatctcagaatttaaagggttcatacttctaaaataattatgatctatctatgaatgaagtttgcatgtatagtatcatgcattcggtgaattctactatttgcgcacacattacgattcgcactactttgttatataactatgcagtgacagctttgtgtaaattaaaagtttcatattttgatgcatttttttttta from Magallana gigas chromosome 9, xbMagGiga1.1, whole genome shotgun sequence includes these protein-coding regions:
- the LOC117691312 gene encoding leucine-rich repeat-containing protein 3-like, whose amino-acid sequence is MGCGFKNRLVYVTYSMLWTVLLNTVFSDMTTVACPAPCSCEPSSFYTGTSVTCDYKGLKEVPTGIPKDTCSLDLMGNQISMIDNNTFKGLPQLKKLYLERNQISRIDNTFKGLLQLKLLSLNRNQITTIVNNTFAGLSQLTQL